From Slackia heliotrinireducens DSM 20476:
ATTAACGCAAACGCCCTGGCCAATTTGAGGCCAGGGCGTTTTTTTGCCTCGCAACACAGGCCTCGGACTCGGGCGGTCTGCGAAGTCGAGGTGTCGGCCGGGCGGCTACCAAGGTTGGTTTAAGGCATAAAGAAAGCGCCCCGCAGGGCGCTTTTCCTCTGAAGTGCGATTCTTTAGATCTCGCCGCCGCAATGCGGGCAACGGGTGGCGCCTTCCTTGACCTCTTCGAGGCAATGGGGGCAGGTGGGGGCAGGCGCTTCGGCAGGCTTTTCCATGCCGGCAAGCTTCTGCAGCTTGTTGACGCTCTTGACCAGCCAGAACACCACGAATGCGATGATCAGGAAGTTCAGGATGGCGGAGATGAATGCGCCGAAGTCCATGCCGGCGATGTTCAGAGCGCCCACGCTGTCAACGCCGCCGCCCGTGATAAGGGTGATGAGCGGGTTGATGATGTCTTCGGTCAGGGCCGTGACGATAGCGGTGAACGCGCCGCCGATGATGATACCGACAGCCATGTCCATGACGTTGCCTTGGGCGATGAACTCTTTGAACTCATCCATGAACTTCTTCATCTTGTACCTCTTTCCTACTTGCGTCCGTC
This genomic window contains:
- the mscL gene encoding large conductance mechanosensitive channel protein MscL, which gives rise to MKKFMDEFKEFIAQGNVMDMAVGIIIGGAFTAIVTALTEDIINPLITLITGGGVDSVGALNIAGMDFGAFISAILNFLIIAFVVFWLVKSVNKLQKLAGMEKPAEAPAPTCPHCLEEVKEGATRCPHCGGEI